From Ochotona princeps isolate mOchPri1 chromosome X, mOchPri1.hap1, whole genome shotgun sequence, one genomic window encodes:
- the CFP gene encoding properdin: MLLKMPVQSQPPVSLLPLLLLLYTLPASGSDPVVCFTQYEESSGKCKDLLGGGISEEECCLNPAYAFQKAGSELCQACRSPKWSPWSAWAPCSVTCSEGSQLRHRRCVGRDGECPEKAAPGSLQWELQACEDQPCCPEIGGWSDWGPWQPCSVTCSKGTRTRKRACDRPAPKCGGHCPGEAHNSEVCDTQQVCPTHGAWAAWSPWSSCSGTCLGGPQSAKETRSRKCSAPEPSQQPPGKPCPGSANEQRSCTGLPPCPVPGGWGPWGPVSPCAVTCGLGKTLEQRKCDHPVPQHGGPTCPGDATRTHVCKTTTPCPVNGEWEDWGKWSECVRHGMSSIKCQKIPGQQTRGRSCKGRKFEGQRCPGDIQDNRQCYNIQNCPLKGFWSEWSTWGLCKPPCGSSPTRTRQRLCTALLPKYPPTVTLVEGQGEKNVTFWGRPLARCEELQGQKLVVEEKRLCLHVPACKDPEEKP; the protein is encoded by the exons ATGCTGCTCAAGATGCCCGTCCAGTCACAGCCTCCTGTGTCGCTGCTGCCACTGCTTCTGCTGCTCTACACCCTGCCAGCCAGCG GCTCGGACCCTGTAGTCTGCTTCACGCAGTATGAAGAATCCAGCGGCAAATGCAAGGATCTCCTTGGGGGAGGCATCAGTGAGGAAGAGTGCTGTCTCAATCCTGCCTATGCCTTTCAGAAAGCTGGCAGCGAGCTCTGCCAGGCATGCAG GTCCCCAAAATGGTCCCCGTGGTCTGCATGGGCGCCCTGCTCAGTGACGTGCTCTGAGGGTTCCCAGCTGCGGCACCGGCGCTGCGTGGGCCGAGATGGGGAGTGCCCCGAGAAAGCAGCTCCAGGGAGCCTCCAGTGGGAACTCCAGGCCTGTGAGGACCAGCCGTGCTGTCCCG AAATAGGTGGCTGGTCTGACTGGGGtccctggcagccttgctctgtCACCTGCTCCAAAGGGACTCGGACCCGTAAGCGAGCATGTGATCGCCCTGCCCCCAAATGCGGGGGTCACTGCCCAGGAGAGGCACACAATTCGGAAGTCTGTGATACCCAGCAGGTCTGCCCCA CCCATGGGGCCTGGGCTGCCTGGAGTCCCTGGAGCTCCTGCTCGGGCACCTGCCTCGGCGGACCTCAATCAGCAAAGGAGACACGAAGCCGCAAATGTTCTGCACCTGAGCCCTCCCAGCAGCCGCCAGGGAAGCCCTGCCCAGGGTCAGCCAATGAACAACGGAGCTGCACTGGCTTGCCACCCTGCCCAG TGCCCGGGGGTTGGGGACCATGGGGCCCTGTGAGTCCCTGCGCAGTGACCTGTGGCTTGGGTAAAACCCTCGAGCAACGGAAGTGTGATCATCCTGTGCCCCAGCATGGAGGCCCCACTTGTCCTGGTGATGCCACTCGGACCCACGTCTGCAAAACAACCACACCTTGTCCTG TGAATGGAGAGTGGGAGGACTGGGGAAAGTGGAGCGAATGCGTCCGCCACGGCATGAGCTCCATCAAGTGCCAGAAAATCCCAGGCCAGCAGACACGCGGTAGGAGCTGCAAAGGCCGCAAGTTTGAAGGACAGCGATGTCCTGGAGATATCCAGGATAACCGGCAATGCTACAACATCCAGAACTGCCCCT TGAAAGGCTTCTGGTCTGAGTGGAGTACCTGGGGGTTGTGCAAGCCCCCTTGTGGATCCAGCCCCACCCGCACGCGCCAGCGCCTCtgcacagctctgcttcctaaGTACCC GCCCACCGTTACCTTGGTCGAAGGTCAGGGTGAGAAGAATGTCACCTTCTGGGGGAGACCGCTTGCACGATGCGAGGAGCTGCAAGGGCAGAAGCTGGTGGTGGAAGAGAAACGGCTTTGTCTACACGTGCCTGCCTGCAAAGACCCTGAAGAGAAACCCTGA